A region of Maridesulfovibrio bastinii DSM 16055 DNA encodes the following proteins:
- a CDS encoding cytochrome b/b6 domain-containing protein — protein MNTNHNMKKIYLYTRFERFWHWTQAVLIFLLMITGLEMHGVFSFFGFKEAVNLHNTLGISWLVLFVFIIFWLLTTGEWKQYIPTTKKLFAVALYYGSGIFKGQEHPVQKSRSAKHNPLQRLVYLGLSAILLPLQMITGLLYWTYNDWEAWGIGFLNLSVVATVHMACAYAILAFLVVHIYMTTTGHSLTAHISAMFSGWEDVPEDYKAEAWEVHDRKQ, from the coding sequence ATGAATACAAATCACAATATGAAAAAGATATATCTTTACACCAGATTTGAAAGGTTCTGGCACTGGACACAGGCCGTGCTCATTTTTCTTCTTATGATCACCGGCCTTGAAATGCACGGAGTCTTCTCCTTCTTCGGTTTTAAAGAAGCCGTCAATCTGCATAATACACTTGGAATAAGCTGGCTGGTCCTCTTTGTTTTTATCATCTTCTGGCTGCTGACAACGGGCGAGTGGAAACAGTATATTCCGACAACAAAAAAACTGTTTGCTGTGGCGTTATATTATGGTTCTGGAATTTTTAAAGGTCAGGAGCACCCTGTTCAGAAGAGCAGGTCCGCAAAACATAACCCTTTGCAGCGTCTGGTCTATCTGGGACTGTCGGCTATACTGCTGCCGTTGCAGATGATAACCGGGCTGCTTTACTGGACCTATAACGACTGGGAAGCGTGGGGAATCGGTTTTCTGAATCTATCCGTGGTGGCAACTGTCCACATGGCCTGCGCGTATGCTATTCTAGCTTTTCTCGTAGTGCATATTTATATGACAACCACGGGCCATAGCCTTACTGCGCATATCTCTGCCATGTTCAGTGGATGGGAAGATGTTCCGGAAGACTACAAAGCGGAAGCGTGGGAAGTTCACGATAGAAAGCAGTAG
- a CDS encoding tetrathionate reductase family octaheme c-type cytochrome: MRKRLLLAVFIFLTAFLLMSTSAISDEDAPGREMARQAVKGQQKWVTADHSRFDALKQKFKSGSEVTRACLSCHNEAGEQFMKTIHWTWLDPSAAKELKVGKGGLIVNNFCINIQSNEPRCTSCHAGYGWKDKSFDFTDQSKIDCLVCHEQTGSYKKFPTMAGNPPPPPGKKFSNKFIASPDWNLVAQSVARPTRRNCGTCHFYGGGGDGVKHGDLDSSMMKPGKNLDVHMGLDSRNFQCTRCHTTVNHRIAGRIYSTPAATERKSLLEDDLGSKIMCESCHSSTPHKSEIGSKMNDHTDRVACQSCHIPTFARELPTKVWWDWSKAGKLKDGKPYNVKGEWDKPVYMSKKGEMKWAKNVVPEYYWFNGTIDTITARTAIDPSKVVRVSRPVGSIDDRHSRIMPFKVHRGMTPYDKVNKNMVIPHLFGKDKKAFWKGFDWTVSVKAGMEYAGLPFSGEVGFVETEYVYPTTHMVAPRENALACEQCHSKHGRLEKMNCMYLPGRDSNSVVDAGGWFIVIASAVGVVLHALGRIFMKGRREDV; this comes from the coding sequence ATGAGGAAAAGACTGCTTTTAGCTGTATTTATTTTTCTTACCGCCTTTTTATTGATGTCGACCTCAGCAATTTCTGATGAAGATGCCCCCGGAAGGGAAATGGCCCGGCAGGCTGTTAAAGGTCAGCAGAAATGGGTAACCGCTGACCATTCCAGATTTGATGCTCTAAAACAGAAGTTCAAGAGTGGGTCTGAGGTCACCAGAGCGTGTCTGAGTTGCCATAACGAGGCCGGGGAACAGTTTATGAAAACCATTCACTGGACATGGCTGGACCCCTCGGCGGCAAAGGAACTTAAGGTCGGCAAGGGTGGGCTGATTGTTAATAATTTCTGCATCAATATTCAGTCTAATGAGCCTCGCTGCACTTCCTGCCATGCCGGATATGGCTGGAAAGATAAATCTTTTGATTTCACAGATCAGAGCAAAATAGATTGTCTGGTCTGTCACGAACAGACCGGCTCATATAAAAAGTTTCCGACAATGGCGGGTAATCCTCCGCCACCTCCGGGTAAGAAGTTTTCAAATAAGTTTATAGCCTCCCCCGACTGGAATCTGGTAGCCCAGAGTGTTGCCCGGCCGACACGCCGAAACTGCGGAACCTGTCATTTCTACGGAGGCGGCGGTGATGGTGTAAAGCATGGAGATCTGGATTCATCCATGATGAAACCCGGAAAAAATCTTGATGTTCACATGGGGCTTGATTCAAGAAACTTTCAATGTACCCGTTGCCATACAACCGTGAATCACCGCATAGCCGGAAGAATTTATTCCACTCCGGCAGCTACGGAGCGCAAGTCTCTTCTTGAAGATGACCTTGGTTCTAAAATTATGTGCGAATCCTGCCACAGTTCAACTCCGCATAAATCAGAAATAGGTTCTAAAATGAATGATCATACTGACAGGGTTGCCTGCCAGAGTTGTCATATTCCTACATTTGCGCGTGAGCTGCCGACCAAGGTCTGGTGGGACTGGTCTAAAGCCGGAAAGCTTAAAGACGGCAAACCATACAATGTCAAAGGTGAGTGGGATAAGCCGGTATATATGAGTAAAAAGGGTGAGATGAAATGGGCTAAAAATGTCGTCCCCGAATACTACTGGTTTAATGGAACCATCGATACCATAACGGCCAGAACAGCAATAGACCCATCGAAGGTGGTCAGAGTCAGCAGACCTGTGGGAAGCATTGATGATCGGCATTCGCGCATAATGCCGTTCAAGGTTCACCGTGGAATGACACCTTACGACAAGGTTAATAAGAATATGGTCATTCCCCATCTTTTTGGAAAGGATAAAAAAGCTTTCTGGAAAGGTTTCGACTGGACCGTTTCAGTTAAAGCCGGAATGGAATACGCAGGTCTGCCGTTCAGTGGAGAAGTCGGCTTTGTCGAGACCGAATATGTCTACCCGACAACACACATGGTTGCTCCCCGGGAGAATGCTCTGGCGTGTGAACAGTGCCACAGCAAGCATGGTCGTCTTGAAAAAATGAATTGTATGTATCTGCCGGGGCGTGACTCAAACAGTGTGGTAGACGCTGGTGGATGGTTCATTGTTATCGCCTCTGCCGTTGGTGTAGTTTTGCATGCCTTAGGTCGAATTTTTATGAAAGGTCGCAGGGAGGATGTGTAA
- a CDS encoding 4Fe-4S dicluster domain-containing protein has product MVKKNISRRSFVKGLAAGTASLAMPFNDHKAEASDTSELVTLLDLSRCIGCGECVEACRTVNGHKFPQPQKPFPEMVPKGRAKVEDWSDRREVDDRLTPYNWLYIESVEVEYKGVVHEINIPRRCLHCQNPPCANLCPWGAAEKQQNGIVRIQPDVCLGGAKCRTVCPWHIPQRQTGVGLYLRLLPGFAGNGVMYKCDRCYDRIDKGELPACIEACPESVQKIGPRREILNEVHNIIHEKGWFAYGLEENGGTNTVYLSPVPFELLDAASRKGPGLPGLNKVDAAMEDEENLAAAVAIAPFAGLVAGMIKAGRFVSSKLGKQEK; this is encoded by the coding sequence ATGGTAAAAAAAAATATTTCCAGAAGATCATTTGTAAAAGGGTTGGCTGCCGGAACCGCCTCTCTGGCAATGCCTTTCAATGATCACAAGGCTGAAGCTTCAGATACGTCAGAGCTGGTAACTCTTCTTGATCTTTCCCGCTGTATCGGATGCGGTGAATGTGTTGAAGCCTGCCGGACTGTGAACGGTCATAAATTTCCTCAACCGCAAAAACCTTTTCCCGAGATGGTACCCAAAGGGCGGGCTAAGGTTGAAGACTGGTCAGACAGGCGTGAAGTGGATGATCGCCTCACTCCATATAACTGGCTCTATATTGAAAGTGTTGAAGTCGAATATAAAGGGGTAGTTCATGAAATCAATATTCCCCGCCGCTGTCTGCATTGTCAGAATCCTCCCTGCGCCAACCTCTGCCCTTGGGGAGCGGCTGAAAAGCAGCAGAACGGAATAGTTAGAATTCAGCCTGATGTCTGTCTCGGCGGAGCAAAATGCAGAACGGTCTGTCCATGGCATATCCCGCAGCGGCAGACCGGAGTGGGCTTATATCTGAGACTGCTGCCGGGATTCGCCGGAAACGGAGTAATGTATAAGTGTGACCGATGCTATGACCGGATTGATAAGGGAGAGCTTCCAGCCTGCATTGAAGCCTGCCCTGAAAGTGTGCAGAAAATAGGGCCGCGGCGTGAAATTCTGAATGAAGTTCATAACATCATCCATGAAAAAGGATGGTTTGCTTACGGACTTGAGGAGAATGGTGGAACAAATACAGTTTATCTTTCTCCTGTTCCTTTTGAACTTCTGGACGCTGCTTCACGCAAAGGACCCGGATTGCCCGGACTCAATAAGGTTGATGCCGCCATGGAGGATGAGGAGAACCTTGCTGCGGCAGTGGCGATTGCGCCGTTTGCCGGACTGGTTGCCGGAATGATCAAAGCCGGCAGATTTGTCAGCTCAAAATTGGGAAAACAGGAGAAATAA
- a CDS encoding citrate synthase: MSEKETATLTYAGKSYELPVIIGTEGETAIDISKLRNESGLITYDPGFGNTGACKSNITYVDGEKGILRYRGYPIEELAEHGNFIETAWLLIFGELPRKEDLLRFRALLCDEELLHEELLHHFNGFPSHKNQPMAILSAVINALGSYHTDLYNIESKSEVFLAVGKIISKVRTIAAFSYRKSIGRPFMYPNPELTYCRNFLHMMFSIPNKHYDPPEEAVKALSLFFMLHADHEQNCSCSTVRMVGSTQANIFASVASGICALWGKLHGGANAAVIEMLEQIRDGETSIADYIEKVKKKECRLMGFGHRIYKSFDPRARILKNATHDLLKSGFNDELLDIALELEEVATSDEYFTERKLYPNVDFYSGIILRALGIPVAMFPVMFAIGRMPGWIAHWYEGYSNPNSRIHRPRQIYTGNTERVYVPIDFRK; the protein is encoded by the coding sequence ATGAGCGAAAAAGAGACAGCCACACTCACCTATGCCGGCAAATCCTATGAGCTTCCGGTTATCATCGGCACCGAAGGCGAAACTGCCATCGACATCAGTAAACTGAGAAACGAAAGCGGTCTGATCACTTATGATCCCGGTTTCGGAAACACAGGAGCCTGCAAAAGCAACATAACCTATGTTGATGGCGAAAAGGGCATCCTGCGATACAGGGGCTACCCCATTGAAGAGCTGGCGGAGCACGGTAACTTTATTGAAACCGCATGGCTCCTGATTTTTGGAGAGCTGCCGCGCAAGGAAGACCTGTTGCGTTTCCGCGCACTGCTGTGTGATGAAGAACTGCTGCACGAAGAACTCCTGCACCATTTTAACGGCTTCCCTTCACACAAGAACCAGCCCATGGCTATACTTTCAGCGGTTATCAATGCGCTGGGCAGTTACCACACGGACCTCTACAATATTGAATCAAAGTCCGAGGTTTTTCTGGCTGTAGGTAAAATAATTTCTAAGGTCAGAACAATTGCGGCTTTTTCATACCGGAAATCAATCGGCAGACCGTTTATGTACCCTAACCCGGAGCTTACATACTGCCGCAACTTCCTGCACATGATGTTTTCTATTCCTAACAAGCATTATGATCCGCCCGAAGAAGCTGTTAAAGCTCTCTCGCTGTTCTTCATGCTGCATGCAGACCACGAGCAGAACTGCTCCTGTTCAACTGTCAGGATGGTTGGCTCAACTCAGGCTAACATTTTTGCTTCCGTAGCTTCGGGAATCTGCGCCCTCTGGGGTAAACTCCACGGTGGAGCCAACGCCGCGGTAATTGAAATGCTCGAACAGATCAGAGATGGAGAAACTTCCATTGCTGATTATATTGAGAAAGTTAAAAAGAAAGAATGCCGTCTCATGGGATTCGGACATCGCATATACAAGAGCTTCGATCCGCGCGCCCGCATCCTCAAAAATGCGACACACGATCTGCTAAAATCAGGATTCAACGATGAATTGCTTGATATTGCCCTTGAACTTGAAGAAGTCGCAACTTCTGATGAATATTTCACTGAAAGAAAGCTCTACCCGAATGTAGACTTCTACTCTGGAATAATCTTGCGCGCCCTTGGAATTCCAGTGGCAATGTTCCCGGTAATGTTCGCCATAGGCCGCATGCCCGGCTGGATTGCCCATTGGTATGAAGGATACTCCAATCCTAATTCAAGGATTCACCGCCCGAGACAGATCTATACCGGTAATACGGAACGGGTTTATGTGCCCATAGATTTCAGGAAATAA
- a CDS encoding class I SAM-dependent methyltransferase, whose protein sequence is MQFQNKSTIEEIKDRFDNDVERFSNIETGQTATIDAPLAMELITKAAFASTKNINRVLDIGCGAGNNTIKLLQYVSSFDCDLIDLSLPMLEKAKERISEINKGNINIHHGDFRNINLPEESYDVILAAAVLHHLRDDKDWETAFGKIFNLTAPGGSVWITDLVSHESDSIQSLMWSRYGDYLTNLGGEAYRDNVYNYIEKEDSPRPVTYQIDLLKKVGFKHVELLHKNSCFAAFGAIK, encoded by the coding sequence ATGCAGTTTCAAAATAAGTCGACAATAGAAGAAATAAAGGATCGTTTTGATAATGATGTTGAGCGCTTTTCAAATATAGAAACCGGTCAAACTGCTACTATTGATGCTCCGCTTGCTATGGAATTAATTACTAAAGCGGCATTTGCTTCAACCAAAAACATTAATAGAGTGTTAGATATAGGCTGTGGAGCAGGTAATAATACGATCAAACTTCTTCAATATGTTTCTTCTTTTGACTGTGATCTTATCGATTTAAGTTTGCCAATGCTTGAAAAAGCAAAAGAGCGAATCTCTGAAATTAATAAAGGGAATATCAATATACATCATGGCGACTTTCGCAATATCAATCTTCCTGAAGAATCATACGATGTAATCCTTGCCGCTGCTGTTTTACATCATCTTAGAGATGATAAAGATTGGGAGACAGCATTTGGAAAAATTTTTAATTTAACTGCCCCCGGCGGAAGCGTATGGATAACAGATTTAGTTTCTCACGAATCCGATTCTATACAATCCCTTATGTGGAGTCGCTACGGAGACTATCTGACCAATCTAGGTGGAGAAGCATATAGGGACAACGTATACAATTATATAGAAAAAGAAGACTCACCGAGACCGGTAACCTATCAAATCGATTTATTGAAAAAAGTAGGCTTTAAACATGTAGAACTCCTGCATAAGAACTCCTGCTTTGCCGCTTTTGGCGCCATAAAATAA
- a CDS encoding ArsR/SmtB family transcription factor produces the protein MKNLELNPISKSSEHYEVRAKVMKAMAHPSRLMMIDALSHGEKCVCELTDLVGYDISTVSKHLRILKQAGIVDDDKRGKQVFYRLKVPCILNFFHCVESVIANGK, from the coding sequence ATGAAAAATTTAGAATTAAATCCTATCAGCAAAAGCAGCGAGCATTATGAGGTTCGGGCAAAAGTTATGAAGGCCATGGCTCATCCGTCACGGCTTATGATGATTGACGCCTTATCTCATGGTGAAAAATGTGTATGCGAACTGACGGACCTTGTAGGATACGATATTTCCACAGTTTCCAAGCATTTGCGCATTCTCAAGCAGGCTGGAATTGTTGATGATGACAAGCGTGGGAAGCAGGTTTTTTACAGGCTTAAGGTCCCGTGTATCTTAAACTTTTTTCATTGTGTGGAATCTGTTATCGCCAACGGCAAATAA
- a CDS encoding permease has translation MSENITEKKSTGTGTIVLGIIAAVAVWYGIYMQLLPFSEWFSYTLLKQSPESHLGSAVQFFVYDTPKVLMLLLIVVFFVGILRSFVTVDRTRKILAGRRESAGNVLAALLGVVTPFCSCSAVPLFIGFMTAGVPLGVTFSFLISAPMVNEIALVLLYGLLGWKVAALYFATGIMIAIVAGWVMGRMNLERHVEDWVMEIRAGESGLEDQQMSWKQRFEYALGSVKEIIGRVWKYVILGIAVGAGIHGYVPEGYLAGIMGDSSWWSVPLSVVIGIPMYTNAAGIIPIVEALLGKGAALGTVLAFMMSVIALSFPEMVILRKVLKPKLIAAFIGVVGCGILLVGYLFNAVI, from the coding sequence ATGTCTGAGAATATTACCGAGAAAAAAAGTACAGGCACCGGGACAATCGTTCTGGGAATTATCGCAGCCGTAGCCGTATGGTACGGTATCTACATGCAACTGCTGCCTTTCTCCGAATGGTTCAGCTACACTCTGCTCAAACAATCTCCCGAAAGCCATCTGGGGTCAGCAGTGCAATTCTTTGTATATGACACCCCGAAAGTACTTATGCTCCTGCTGATCGTGGTATTTTTTGTAGGGATACTGCGGTCATTTGTAACTGTTGACAGAACAAGAAAAATTTTAGCTGGCAGAAGAGAATCAGCGGGGAACGTGCTCGCCGCTCTGCTCGGCGTTGTTACCCCATTCTGCTCATGCTCGGCAGTGCCACTCTTTATCGGCTTTATGACTGCCGGAGTTCCTCTCGGGGTAACTTTTTCATTCCTGATATCTGCACCCATGGTTAACGAAATAGCCCTTGTGCTCTTATACGGGTTGCTGGGCTGGAAAGTTGCCGCACTGTATTTTGCCACTGGAATAATGATCGCAATAGTCGCCGGATGGGTGATGGGTCGCATGAACCTTGAGAGGCATGTGGAAGACTGGGTTATGGAGATCCGGGCAGGAGAAAGCGGCCTTGAAGACCAGCAGATGAGCTGGAAGCAGAGGTTTGAATACGCGCTCGGGTCTGTGAAAGAAATCATCGGCCGAGTATGGAAATATGTAATTTTAGGAATCGCTGTGGGTGCAGGTATCCACGGCTATGTACCTGAAGGATACCTTGCTGGAATCATGGGAGATTCATCATGGTGGTCAGTCCCCCTCTCAGTGGTCATCGGTATCCCCATGTATACAAATGCAGCGGGTATAATTCCTATTGTCGAAGCTTTGCTGGGCAAAGGAGCGGCACTTGGAACAGTACTGGCTTTTATGATGAGCGTGATAGCTCTTTCGTTCCCGGAAATGGTTATCCTGCGCAAAGTTCTCAAGCCTAAACTGATAGCCGCTTTTATAGGCGTTGTGGGATGCGGTATCCTGCTCGTAGGTTATTTATTCAACGCTGTTATCTAG
- a CDS encoding thioredoxin family protein translates to MKIQVMGPGCAKCAEAEKNVRAAVEEKGIDAEVIKVTDFKEIAGFGVFATPAVAIDGKVMVVGKAPSKKEVMGWL, encoded by the coding sequence ATGAAAATACAGGTCATGGGCCCCGGATGCGCCAAATGCGCAGAGGCTGAAAAAAATGTCAGAGCAGCAGTGGAAGAAAAAGGAATTGATGCAGAAGTCATCAAAGTTACTGACTTCAAAGAAATTGCCGGATTCGGCGTTTTTGCCACACCGGCAGTAGCAATTGACGGCAAAGTTATGGTCGTGGGCAAAGCTCCCAGCAAAAAAGAAGTAATGGGCTGGCTTTAA
- a CDS encoding EAL domain-containing response regulator: protein MMRKDKAGKPVILFVDDEELVLKSLERLMFYEPFNVKTAGSAAEAMSLLEENHVDVVISDEKMPVKSGSEFLAEVREKYPEICRIMLTGHADLSAAVHAINEGRIFRFLLKPVDLTELVSAVNDFLDERFKSQQKLAFSQQAAGVCSLEMSISEKGEVEYLWSLNTRQMLNLDENAVLDGMDVLYSRVHPDDLQMVIENNGRCTASMYCPEIEFRIVLPDRGERWILQASDGFRRGDGKGYSIVTVFKDITDRLNQREMLHYQAYHDSLTGMGNRSKFVEELEQCLNSSEKCKDIAVMFMDIDNFKLINDSMGHVFGDWLLNSFAARLKDIIPDNVLSARLGGDEFALIIYGAAPITPEKLSLKIINDLKRPFIIENYKIHINVSIGITRHGGRDSVSVDDLLREADTAMYEAKGSDKFPVKFFESSMRDRAADIFRMTGELHQAVEEKEFFLEYQPVVDLATFRLVGFEALVRWNHPEHGLVMPDNFIPLAESNGIIVDLGLLVAEMACSQVAEWDKEKPDNNFFMSFNVSVHQIHQLDFVDKIKKIMLDSGVKPQRFKIEVTESGLMKDIDVSLKVLDEIKELGIGLQIDDFGTGYSSLEYFQRIPADFLKIDKSFITDVNNNPDKFSIVKTIIDLADSVGMRTVAEGVEKKGELSVLRQLGCDLVQGYLFDRPLRSSDAGDVKEYKQFS from the coding sequence ATGATGCGGAAGGATAAAGCCGGTAAGCCGGTTATTTTATTTGTTGATGATGAAGAACTCGTCCTGAAATCTCTCGAACGTCTGATGTTTTACGAACCTTTCAACGTGAAGACTGCCGGGAGCGCGGCAGAGGCCATGAGCCTGCTTGAAGAAAATCATGTGGATGTAGTTATCAGCGATGAAAAAATGCCGGTTAAAAGCGGCAGTGAATTTCTGGCAGAAGTCCGGGAAAAGTATCCTGAAATATGTAGAATTATGCTTACCGGACATGCTGATCTGTCCGCGGCTGTTCACGCTATAAATGAAGGACGCATCTTTCGTTTTCTACTTAAACCGGTTGATTTAACTGAGCTTGTGTCAGCTGTTAACGATTTTTTGGATGAAAGATTCAAAAGTCAGCAGAAGCTTGCTTTTTCACAGCAGGCCGCAGGTGTGTGCAGTCTGGAAATGTCAATTTCTGAGAAAGGTGAAGTTGAATATCTATGGTCCCTGAATACCAGACAAATGCTTAATCTTGATGAAAATGCAGTGCTTGACGGTATGGATGTCCTTTACAGCCGTGTTCATCCTGATGATCTGCAAATGGTTATTGAAAATAACGGAAGATGCACAGCAAGCATGTATTGCCCTGAAATAGAGTTCAGGATTGTTCTTCCTGATCGCGGGGAACGCTGGATTTTACAGGCCTCTGACGGATTTAGAAGAGGGGATGGCAAGGGGTACAGCATTGTAACTGTTTTTAAGGATATTACAGACAGGCTTAACCAGAGGGAAATGCTGCATTATCAGGCCTATCATGATTCTTTGACCGGAATGGGAAACAGGTCCAAATTTGTTGAAGAGCTGGAACAATGTCTGAATAGCTCTGAAAAGTGTAAAGATATTGCGGTCATGTTTATGGACATTGATAATTTTAAATTGATTAATGACAGCATGGGGCATGTTTTTGGAGACTGGCTGCTTAATTCATTTGCTGCACGGCTTAAAGATATTATTCCTGATAATGTGCTATCCGCCCGTCTTGGCGGGGATGAGTTTGCACTGATTATATACGGGGCTGCTCCTATTACACCTGAGAAACTGTCTCTTAAGATAATTAATGATCTTAAACGACCGTTTATTATCGAAAATTATAAAATCCATATCAATGTCTCCATAGGAATAACCAGACATGGCGGGCGCGATTCGGTCAGTGTTGACGATTTGCTGCGTGAAGCTGATACAGCCATGTATGAGGCTAAGGGGAGTGACAAATTTCCTGTTAAATTTTTTGAAAGTTCAATGCGGGACAGAGCTGCGGATATCTTCCGTATGACCGGGGAGCTGCATCAGGCTGTTGAAGAGAAAGAGTTCTTTCTGGAGTATCAGCCTGTGGTTGATCTGGCTACATTCAGGCTTGTGGGCTTTGAGGCTCTTGTGCGCTGGAATCATCCTGAGCATGGACTGGTTATGCCGGACAATTTTATCCCCCTTGCTGAATCAAACGGAATTATAGTGGACCTCGGTCTGCTTGTTGCAGAAATGGCCTGTTCGCAGGTCGCTGAGTGGGATAAAGAAAAGCCGGATAACAATTTTTTTATGAGCTTTAATGTTTCTGTTCATCAGATTCATCAGCTTGATTTTGTTGATAAGATTAAAAAAATAATGCTTGATTCCGGGGTAAAGCCGCAAAGGTTTAAAATAGAAGTAACTGAAAGCGGTCTGATGAAAGATATAGATGTTTCTTTAAAAGTGCTTGATGAAATTAAAGAACTCGGTATCGGGTTGCAGATAGATGATTTTGGAACAGGATATTCATCGCTTGAATATTTTCAGCGAATCCCCGCAGATTTTTTAAAAATCGACAAGTCTTTTATAACTGACGTTAATAATAATCCGGATAAATTTTCTATAGTTAAAACAATTATTGACCTTGCGGACAGTGTGGGCATGAGAACTGTTGCCGAAGGAGTTGAAAAAAAAGGTGAGCTTTCTGTTTTACGCCAACTCGGTTGTGATCTTGTTCAGGGCTATCTTTTTGACAGGCCGCTGCGGTCCAGTGATGCCGGTGATGTTAAAGAGTATAAGCAGTTTTCATAG